The DNA region CGTCGTCGGAGGAGGCGGAGACCTCGAACTGGTAGGTCTTCACACCCTTGATCTCGACGTCGTCGACGTAGGTGGCGATGACGGTCGTGCCGAGCGTGTCGTCCCAGTAGTTGTAGTCGTGACGCTGGGTGTCGAACGGGAACTTGCCGGCCAGGCCGGTCATGCCGTCGACGGCACGGTCCTCACCGACGTACTTGGCTTGGTCCTTGACGACCTCGGAGGTCTTGCGGTCCATGGCGTAGGCGCGCTCGGTCGTGATGACGACGCGGTCGTCGTCCTCGGCGCGGGCGCACGGAGGCGTGTCGCCCTCCTGGACCATGATGCAGCCGGCCTCGACGAACACGACGACGTCGTCGGTCGACTCCTTCGGGGCCGCCTCGGTGGTCCGGGTGTACTTCACCTCAACTGGGGAATCCGACTTGGCCAGCGCACCGCTGGCGGTGCCGTCCAGAACGGTCGTCGTGTTCACGTTGAGCGGCACGGTCGCCGCGGCGTCCCTGCCCCAGAAGCCGGCTACCGCGGCGGCGACCAGCGCGAACGCGCCGACCAGCAAGAAGACGTACCCAATCACTTTTCGCATGTTTCTGCCCCTCCCAAGGCCTCAGGTCCCCCCTCGATCCGCGAACCGTAGCAGCAATACCCGGATAGGTGTGCAACGGGTCACAAACTGCTGTGCGACACTTCCTGTTCGTGTCCTCCCCCAACCCCACGACCACCGCTGCCGGGCACACCGGCGGGCCTGCTGACGCGCCCGCTGCCGACGGCGTGCTGGCGACTCCCCGACAGGTCGTCACGGCCGCGCTCATCCTGATCGTGGCCCAGCTCGCCTTCCGCGCCTGGGCACTGAGCGGCTCGTGGTACCGCTTCGACGACGCCAACTTCATGTCGAAGCTGATGTCGGACGGGCTCTCGGCCGACCTGCTCTTCCGCGGCTTCGCCGGTCACCTGATGCCGGGCGCGTTCGCGCTGACGGCCTGGAACTTCAGCCTCGATCCGTACGCCTGGGTCTATCCGGCCGTCGAGCTGCTGGTGCTGCAGGCGGTCGCCAGTCTCGGCGCGCTGGTGTTCCTCTGCTCGGCTTTCGGTCCGCGACGCGGGATCCTGCCGCCGCTGGCCCTGTTCCTGTTCTCCTCGATCAGCCTGCCGGCGTTCCTGTCCTGGGGTCCCGGCATCACCCAGCTGCCGTTCCTCGCCGCGATCTTCTGGGGGTCGTGGGCACACCTCAACTACCTGCGTACCCGGCGGTTCCGCTGGGCCCTGCTGACCATCCTCATCACGCTGGCCGCGATCGCGTTCGGCGAGAAGGCGATGCTGCTGTTCTGGCCGTACGCGGTGCTGGCGCTGGGCTGGTTCGCCACCGGTGACATCCT from Nocardioides luteus includes:
- a CDS encoding porin PorA family protein — translated: MRKVIGYVFLLVGAFALVAAAVAGFWGRDAAATVPLNVNTTTVLDGTASGALAKSDSPVEVKYTRTTEAAPKESTDDVVVFVEAGCIMVQEGDTPPCARAEDDDRVVITTERAYAMDRKTSEVVKDQAKYVGEDRAVDGMTGLAGKFPFDTQRHDYNYWDDTLGTTVIATYVDDVEIKGVKTYQFEVSASSDDEILSKGEDGEADTDDDVRGSYEATQTIYVEPTTGSYIDQSATQKMVTSSGMVLIDADLSYSEETVSNNAEDAKDNIAQLNLIGTWIPVGGVVVGLILLLIGLWLTLRGRKPNGGSHAATDDRTLVDA